The sequence TCCGCAGCAGTCTAAGAAGAGGTCGTCGGGGTAGTGTTCGTGTTAATGAGTGAATGGAAAAAAAGACATGTTTGTTTGGTCGTCAACCTTGGCCGCCATGGAGTCATCGGCTATTCTATTCGCCAGTCGTTGGTTGACAAGCGGGACTCCTTGACGAGATCAACGTTCGATTGAACCACCAGTGGGAGTGCGGGTGCAGCAGAAGCTTCCGTTCAGTCCAGTTCAAGCTTCGCCTGACTGACAGGAAGGCCGAGCGATCAATAACACGAACTGGACTTCGTCAGGGTCCAGAATCAATAACACGAGGATGGAAGCAGGAGGCGCGGTCCAGATTCCAGAATCCGTCCTTCTGTACATTTCGTCAGGTTCCAGAATCCAACACCAGAGGGATCAAGATGTTCAATGTGCTGACACCTGCTGCAGTTTTGCCTGGGGGGCCTGGAATCTGTTCTACTCGCCCTCTTCTTCTCCAGCACGTTTATTTAGGGGatatttggtttctagggactaaggctgtctccagcagcgtCTCCTAAATTTCGTCACCTAAAGGAATATTCCCTGTACTTTACAAgacactctaaaagattctgtcctctatatcttctgtgtctccagcaacgtcccctaaattcgatcccctaaagctacagtgttaacagaattcgttttttcttttctttttctgttttctttgttTTGTACCCATTTAATGGTACTGAAAGGATGCTAAAAATTTTGTAATGAATAAAATTTCAAATAATAATCTAAAAACTAAGGTTCATTAATAATTTCGAAATTTACAAAACAAATAACATTGCAATTTATGTTCTGTGCAATTATTGTGGAAAAAACGTGACAACATATTTGAATCGTACGAAAAAAATGTTTACGAATTCACATGCTTCCACCGTAAGCCACGACACTTCTTCAACAAGCCATTGTGTAGCTTCGGCTGCACGACAAGCGCATGGCTTCTCTCCGAAGCgtatcccttctataaataatcaCTACTTCAACACTTCACTCACACTTCGCATACACTCATCCACAACAATGGACCGGTTCGTagattccaatatttttcttaggATGGCACAAGACATGGAAGATGAAGACCATGAGCTCGAGGTTGCGACGTACCAACATCGTAGGCGTCATGCACTTAACGAGCGTCGGTACGCTGGTTCCATTCCCGGTCGTGTTCGAATCCATCGTGACCATATCAGTGGTGATGCAAGAATCCGAGCCGACTACTTTTGCGCCCAACCGGTTTACACGGATGCACAATTTCGAAGGAGGTATGTTTATTCATACGCACATGTATTAACGTCCATAGTACGTATTTGACAATTGTACTAAAAAAAGTTTGCAATATAGGTTTCGCATGCGTCGCCATGTGTTTGAGCGTCTCGTTCTTGCTGTGCAACAAGTGGATCTGTACTTCGTTCAACGTCCAAACTGTGCCGGTGAGCTAGGCCTATCTGCCCttcagaaagttgttgctgcCGTACGTATCCTTGCATACGGTGTTCCTGCTGATGCCGTTGACGAGTACGTACGAATTGGAGAATCTACAGCACATGAGGCTTTGAAACACTTTTGCACTGTCATACAAACTACTTTTGGGGGGTACTATCTTAGGAAACCTACTCCTGCTGATATCGCTAGGCTTCTCCATGTTGGAGAATCACGCGGCTTTCCTGGTATGCTTGGTAGTGtcgattgcatgcattgggagtggcgtaACTGCCCAACTGCATGGAAGGGGATGTTTACCGGTCGTGGTAAACACCCTACAATGATCCTCGAAGTTGTTGCCTCATATGACTTATGGATTTGGCATGCATACTTCGGCATGCCAGGTAGCTGTAACGACATCAATGTTCTTCAGCGTTCTAACTTGTTCGATTCGCATCTTCATGGTGATAGTCCACCAGTGAGTTTCTCCGTCAATGGACACACCTACAACATGGGATATTACCTAGCAGATGGTATTTATCCGGACTGGCCAGCGTTTGTGAAGACAATCCGTCATCCGTATGATGTGAGGACCCAACATTTTGCCACTGTTCAAGAGTCTGCTAGAAAAGACATTGAACGAACATTTGGAGTACTACAGAAGCGATGGGCCATAGTTCGTGGTCCTGCATATGGTTGGTCTCCACAACACATTGGAGATATCATGAAAACATGCATCATATTGCACAACATGATCGTAGAAGATGAAGGACCTTCGTCTATGAACACAAGCTTTGACAACATCGGAGTTCTGGCGGATACTAGTCATGGTTCATTTTCCGAGCGCAATGAGTATATCAACAACAGGTACGACCAACTACATGATCCAGTGAAATATAATCAGTTGCAGGTTGATCTAatccaccaccactgggcgcggcTTGGATCTGGAGCTGCTTAAGTATGAAGTTTATGTCTGCCATGTGTAATGCTATAATTGAGGAATGATATAAGAAGTCCACTATTATTAAGCAACATGATTCAGTTCTAATATGACAGAACATAAATTTGTCGAGTTCAGAAACATTAAATTGTTCTCGAAAACAAATAAGAGTACTTCCTCAACGAGTACAATGAACATTCACTTGCTTGACGACGAGCTTCCAGTTACCCTTGCCAGAATCTCCTGTTGTTTTGCCTCGTAGTACTGGCGAAGAAGGGGGTTACATTTTGTCAAATCCATGCTCAATATGAGAACCTCATGTTCCGTGTCCTCCTTCACCTTTTGTCGTTCCATCTTCATCTTCTCTAAGTTTAGCTTCTTCCTCTCCAATATGAGTTTCTGCCTCTCCTGTTTTTTCATGAACTCcaacttcttctcctcagttgaAGCTACTGATTTGTAGACAGATAACCGTTCCAAAGAGAGCTCACCCATTCGTGTTAGGTACTCCGAATCAGTGGATGATGTGTTTTCTGATCTTtgcttctttgccttttccttTGCTGAATCACGACCAAGCGGCCTTTTGGAAGTAAAGCTTGAAGGAGCTGATTCTTCAGCAGCGTCACAGTCAATAGTATTTGATTGGGTACCAATTGGGTTGGGTGGAGGATTTTGAGTGCTCATGTGCTGGTCCATCCATTTAGGTTGATCCTTCAATATGGACCAGCAATGTAAGAAATGGAAGGGCTTCTTTTCAACAGCAGCAAAACGAGTAGCCGCAAGCGAAGTCTGCAAAACAAAATCAGTTGGTTGTGTCGAAGCTTGTTAGCTTGTTCTCAACATTTACTTACAAAAGGTTGTTAGCTTCTTGTCAACATTTACGTACCTTATCTGCATCAGTCATGCCACTTGGGTTTTGTCGAAGCACAGCCATCATGTATCCAGAAAAGGTAGAACATTGAGTTTTGATACTGTCCCACCTGCTCATGAGAGATTTCGTAGACCTCTCTGGCATTGATCCTCTACGGGAGTTGTATGCCTCTGTAATCCGATTCCAAAATCCTTGACGCTTCTGACCAGTGTTCACAATCGGATCACAACTGACAGCCAACCAAGCTTGACACACCCTCATATCCTCCTCAGACGTGAAATTGGCTAGCTTTGTGCGTTGAGGAAGCTTCTTGACTGGAGGTGGTGCTGGTGAGGCCTGGGCTGGTATATCAGGCGCAGGAGGAAGTGCAGTGTTGTCAAACTGAGTGCCATCATCCTCGGATAGGAAGCTGCCATATTGTGCCATAACTTGGTTCCAATCCGTACCCATGCTGTACATTCAAGGAAGTCACGTAAGAACCATGTCAAATGAAAGCAGAACCATGTCAATGTTAACAGGACAGACACAAGAAACTCAGAAGTGGTGCACACTACATATATTGCAGACTTCATAACATTTTACAGACCACGTTAACATAAACATGTCATGAACATCGCGTCCGGATAGTTTTCGACAACATAAACATGACATCCAGTAAACCACTGACTTGTGACACACATCTGTTGTGTTCACATACAAAAGAGTACTTCGACTCACATAAACCTAACACATACACATATTCCTTAGGTGCATGCTAATCTAGTAGGGATAGGTGTCGTCGGTGGAGTAGTCGCGTCCATCGTCGTAGCCGACGATATCGTCAGGATTCAACTTGAATCATAATCAAGCAGAAGCTCATCCTCTGTTTCTGATGATGAGGCAATAGGAGAAGGGGCCATGTGCTCCATCTCCCAGTCTTTTTCCAGAGCTAGGTGATCAAGGTCCTTGGCGAGGTCCTCGATCTGAACTAAAGCACGATTCATTTCATTGAGGACTGGTCCGCTAACAGGTTGGAAGGCACCGTGGACGACATCGACGATGTCGGCACAACGCTGCTCCACTACTTTGATTAAATGAGCCAGTGCTCTTCGGAGCTTTGCGTTCTCCGAATCCATGGTCTACATAAAACATATGGTTGTGTTAATATATGTGGACCTAGTATCGTGCTTTAGTTGAGCTAGTATCGGCAGTAGGCAGTTGAAATGAGCACATGAGTAATGAACATGAATTATGAAGATAAAATCATCAATCAGTGTGTCAAACGAATTGCCCAAGGCATTGTGAATACACCTGGATTCGTAAATGAAACAAAGCTTGTACCAGAAAGATATTTGGTTAATCTGAACATCAATTTTGAAGAGATAGCATAATGCTCATGATTCAGTCTGTCTAAAACAGTCCCCATGTATTTGTACATACACATCGATCAATACAACAGACAATTGTTGTACCACAATAAAATTTTGTGTAATGGGAACCAAATGTATGAACAGAAAACATAATGGTCAAGGAACCCTACATCCATCGAATGTATAACCCTAAATCCGTAACCCTAGATGTGGACGAGTTCTACCATTTGAAGTACTAGAATCATAGAAAGCAAAATCGATCTTCAATGTTTACCTTTTTTTCTTCGGATCTGGACCACCCGACCTAATGGACGACGATGAAGAAGGTGGCGTCGAGATGCGCTTGCGTTTCTCCCCAGCTTCCTTCATCGGCTCCGTCGATCTTCTCAACTTCTTGGCGATGGCGGTTCGACGGCGACGAACACCCACGGAACCACCCgctccttggatctttgagtcgtCGGCGCCGACCTCCTTGCCTCCAACCACCGCGAGCGGTCCGCCTCCGGACCCGCTCGAGCACGGCCTCTTCGAGCCCAGCTTGGGCGGCGCCGCCGAGGAGCAGCGCCGCGAGCCCCCCTCgccgacttcgatggaagtcgccaGCGACGGCACAACAGTgactacggatttttcaccaccGCGCGAGCCCGAGCCCGAACACGGATACCGGACGTCTGGATTTCTCCACATCTAGCGTGCGTCCGGCGTCCTCTAAAATTTAGAGTGCGATATAGAGTACGTTGCTGGGCGCGTTGGGGACGTGTCTGAACCCTATATTAAGGGTACCGGACGGTTTACCGTCCCTTGCTGGACACAGTCTAAAAACCAAACACTCCCTTAAATACAGAACTGAACGTTTCGCATCGCCACGGAGACGAGGAAGAGGGGAATCTGCCATTGGCATGCCATGATGCTCCAGGAGAGTCGAGGACTTCTGCGGAAAGCAGTTAAGCAGATCACTCGGACAACGTCGTAAAGTGCTGTGATCATAGGGTTGTAAAGTGATGTGCTATTTTTTTTAAGGATGTGGTTGAGTGCGCGGAATCATCAGTGTAACTCATTGTCACGGTGTTATCATGGCATGGCATGGTCACGTCCATAATCATCATGAGCATCATGTGTTTTAATTccatttttttataaaaaaaaactGCACCATACGCCAAAAAAAATTCGCACTTTCTGGGTTTCATCAGGATCGTCTGTGTGACGCGTTACCAGTGGTTATGACAAGATCGCGTTTATAACCATCATGGGCACCGTATGTATTTTAATTCCAGTATTTAAAAAACTACATAAGcataattgaaagtcacctagcggCTTTGAATGAAACTGTACAAACATATATAAATAAACTTTTAGTGACTTTTAGCGTCTTTCACCGTACAGTTTTTAGCATTTTTTATCGCTCACAAGTCACAACCCAACAACGGTTTtctcacagcccacaacaactATTTTTACAGCAACAactcaaccaaacagaccctaatgtTTAGAGAGATTTTTGAGACATCAAACTGATTTGACTAGGAACGCCGAACTATACACTATGGAAACGCGCTAACGATCAGTAATGACAGTGTTATCTCATGAATAATATCATGCTCTGCACATAATCAGAAAACTCATTTAAAACTCATTTGAGAAATGGGAAATTTGCTATTTTGTCACTCTCAGTTGTAAACTTCTCTATTTTAGACTCAGgcccacaaatcatagacacagatgGTCCCACAAGTCATAGACAGAGGGTCACATAATAACATTTAGCCCACGTTAAAAAGGCTAAAATAGCAAATTTTTCTTTGAGAAATATTCTCCATCGCGATCAGATTATAACCGTTTGATTCTATTCTCGAGTTGATTTTCTACCTTTCATCTATAGATCTTAAAATAATACTATGCATCATCTTTTGTCTTTTAATTTAACAAGTACACATAGCCAACAACTGCATTTACAGAAATCGTAGCAGAATCTAGTCAATTATCTATAAACGTCATTAGGTGCTTTTGTCACCTTTGGTCATATAAATTAGAATGAACTAGTTCTAACGGTGTCAATTCCCTCAAcacagcagccttatgaggcttacgAGTTGCTTCGATTGCACGCAAGAACCTTTTGAGTTTCAGGATAAAATTTGTACCTACTTAGCTTGTCATGTAACCAAAATTTCTATGGCATAAGCACGAATGCCAAATATCTGTCTCACTGGCTCACACGGTTCACAGGTTTAAAACTGACGTCACGCAGAGACAAGTAAAACAAGCATCCGCTCATAAACTTTGCCAATAAATGATTCATGCTTCGACATTATACATTTCTTAGACTCAAGCGCAATTTAGAATCATGTAGACATAGTAATGAACCGCTAATTAAATTCTTTTTTATTAACAGGACATGCTCAATGTTCTTGAACGACAGTCTTGGAGGTCTCCCATATAACTTGGGCGCGCAAGTGCTACAAGCCTACAACCGGTGGCGAACCCAGACCCTAAACAGGTGTGCCAAAAAATAAAATTGCTAGTAAGTACTGCCTCCCTCAGGGAAAATTCCAATTctagctctgttccagtgcatgtATCTAAGTTTAACCAAGTTTATAAAAAAGAATAACTATATCTATGATACCAAATAGATATTATATACAAATACATATTCCAAGAGTACTATAATGATATTTATTTGGTATGAAAACATCAATATTTTTTATATAAATCTGGTCAAACCCAAGATTGTTTAACTAGATATTATACTAGAGGTTGAGTTTATTTGAAGTACACAATCACTGAATCACACCAGTGTTGCATATGCAGGATAACATGTACTCCCTATGTTCCAAATTAAAAGTCATTCTAGCTATTCTTGTTAGGAGCTATCTATCTAGACACATTTCTTATTAAAAGCTATGTATCTAGACACTATATATATCTAGATGCGTAGCAaaagcaatatatatataaaaGGCAGAACATTGGAACGGAGCCACGGAGGGAGCAGCATGTTAAAAAGATAATAGAGATTTTGAGAATAGACAAATCATTCTGAATGTCATCTGATGATCTGAGATGGACCAAATGCATAAACTGAGAAAGTTGTAACGCTAAACAAGAAAACCAAAAGTAGAACCTCAGTCAATACATCATGTGTATATAGAGAGAACTTTGAAGCTTCATGCGCCACAATtgatgaccagaaacagtgctcaTCCAACTGGCCCAAGAAGTTGGAAAGAACAATGAGCTGTAGCAAACAAGAGGAAACATAGGCAAGTTAGAACATGAccccttttttttaaaaaaaaaacaaacTAGTTAGAACATGACACGAACGGTCTCAACTGCCATCATCTGATAAAAAGTTAGTTGAGTTGATCCAATCATTAACTGCAATGTAAGTGTCAGCAGGTGAGAATGTGATACCGGCTCACCTTAAGGTTGCTGCCGCTTTTTCTCAAAAGCTTTCTTCCATCGCTTTTGATCAAGGGCCAATGTCATGTCTTGCCAACTGGTATAAATGGCATCATATGTCAATCAACATGTATTGCGTAAGGGAAACAGCAGGATGTTCATAAAGGATAATAAAGATTTTATAAGCAAATACACTGTGCATTCACAATGGGTGGAAAGTTTTCTTATGCGTCACAGATGCTAAGGATAACGTCAAAGAGTTGAAACAGACACAACAAAAAAAAAATGGCATTTCCTTAAGTATGAAATGATGGTTCATGTAAACTTTGCAAATCCCAACACCTAAGACTTGAGAGGTACCATAAAAGCAAGGAGAACTAAATTGAAATCCAGAAGGGATGGCCCCAAACATTTATACAGTATACACATGGCATCTTGATGCCATAAGGTTCTGTAAAACCTATAGATAGGGTACAAAAACCATGCATGTTTTACAAATAGGTTACCACTGATCAACGAAAATAATGTTATAGAAATAATGAGAACTTTTTTTGGTAATTTTCCCACTTAAAGACGACAATTATTATGGCAGTCGTATTGGTGAACCTACTAATACTCTAATTTTGAATTTACACAACAAAAGTCAAGTTAGGAGGAGTATAGGTGTTGGGCATACATATTGGGGTGTCGGTATGCAAGCAAGAAGCGGTTACCGGTACAGAACCTAAGCGCGAGCATCAGAGACACCGAGAGGAGAGACGGTACGGGGGTCGGGGGGGAGCTCACGTCGCCGGTAGGGACTTGAGGCGGGATGCAAGCGCGGAGGCGTGGTGGTGGACGCAGGCGGCCGCGCCGAGGGCAAAGGCGCCGGTCCAGGTGGAGATGAGCCGCTGCGGGTCGGAGTGCGGGACCGCGGGGTCGCCCCTGTACGCCCGCGCCCAGTAGTCGTCGAACTCGCCCATCCTCCTCCCCCTTGCGGGCACAAAGAGCGCTTGAGTTAGGGTTTATGCGCTCGGTTTCGCACGGCGGGAAGGGGTAAGGAGGGAGTAGGGGGGGCGTTACCTGCTGGGCGTTCGTCGCCGGAGACGGGCCCGATGCAGACGTGGGGGGCACCTGGTGTAGGGCGGCGGCACGCGGTGGGAGCCGCGAAGGGGAGAGAGACTGAAGAGAGGAGTGCGGGGCTGTCTGGATAAGATGCAATAATCGCGTGGAGGTTTTCACATGGGCTGGCCCAGATCTACCAAATGTAGCATCATGGGCCTGTCTTGTCTCTGCCCCGCGCAGGCGCAGCGATGTGCTTTGTGTTGTGTCTGTCCCAGCGGCCAAACCTTTCGTGCTCGTGAAGGGATATTTGTATTTCGCACAACGAACATTCTCCGTCTCCGCGGCCGACTGCAGTTGTACGAGTACGACCGATAGCGCACGTGCAGGACGAGGGCGGTGATAATTTCGGTTCGGCATATGTACTTGGAACTGAACCATGTTTTATACAATATATTATAATATACGTAGTAGTATATATATCCCGATATGAACATGATTGATGTCCGGAAGCAACGACGTAATGATGCTACAGTATTCAACGTGTCGATGCAATCTAGACTGATGCTAGCTACTTTAAATTTCTTCACTTTTCGTGTGCTGGAAGAGAGATCTGTCGATTAACGCCGCCCCGCCGACCCAAATGAAGGCCGGCCCCAAGCTAAGTACACACGCATCACGTACAACGTCTCCGTTTAATTTGGGCCGTAGAGCGAGGTCAACCTCCATGACATATTACCACAAAAACAAACAGTGTCATCTACAGTTCCGTGTCTCTTATTTTACACACTCTACTAGAGACATGGTAAAGAACGATCAATTCCATCTCTGAACCTTCAAAATGATCATTTAAGCcacatttaggccttgttcggttaatcccgttacaCATGGATTGAATAAGATTTAAAAAATTAAAAATAAACTTGACTTGCTTGAGATTTAAATTCATCTAATtctactcaatccacatggattaagaGCTAACTGAACAAGTCATTATTATGTTGAACCCCCGCTGTATGGCCGTATGGGTAGTACGGCAGCAGCTTCCACTTTTCGTGAAGCTGCTGGATTGGAAGATGTACCAGGGCCGGCCGGCCGGCATAACTAACGACGGCGGAGCGATCACACATGCACATGCGCTCGTCATGGTCATGGCGTACACGTACCTCTAGCTATCCATCTGCAACGTCGTCGACCGTCTCCATGCGTCCAACCTGTGACGGAGAGGGGAGAGCGAGACACGCCATACATCGTGAGATGGCAGCGGGGCTGTCCACTCGACGATCAACTGAACTGCCTCTACGTACGTGGTCAGCTGACGACGACGAAGACGTTCAAGATCCATGGACGAGAGGACGACGACGACACTGATGTGGCGCATAGATCAAGCTAGCCAGTTAGAAATCAACATGCATGGAAACGTGATCATACAGCTAGCTACACGTATCTGCTCCCATGCACATGCAATTGGAGAATCTATATGCAACCCTTGCTTCTACCTGCACGCATGTATGTATATATCTAATCATCTGCCAACAGGCCGGCCTATATATAACAACCATGCCATGACGATGTGATCGATGCCATATGCAGCCTAGCCTAGCCCATTCTTCTTCACACACGCAACAGCCAGCGTGCACAACCCCTCTCGAACGATCCGTTCCCCCTCTCGTCGCGCCTCCAGCTCCAAGAATCCAGGCTCCAGCAGCGAGTAGCAGCCCGTGAGCTGAGGCTGATCCATGCTCCACATCcaatcacacacacacacacacacacatcaaGCCCGGCAAGCAAAGCAATTCATTCGGGCTGGCATTTTTCATCAAGTCTCCTGTCGTCGTCGACGACCTTGCTACTAGCTCATATATAACCAGGCCGATACTAAGCTGCTAAGCGTATAGAGTTAACCTGTCGCCGATCCTGCATGCATTCGTCCTTATTATTACTATTAGCTATGCCGACAAcaatggtggtggcggcggcggcggcccgtACAGATAAGCCGCGGCTTATGTGGTTGCCGCCTCTCGTCGTCGCGCTGCTCTTGCTGTCCGGCGCCCTACTAgaggctgccgccgccgctgcgggCACGAGCACCACCTCGGCCGATGACGCCGCGAGCTCGACCAGCTCCTTGGCCGCCGAACGAGCCGCCACGGGCCGCCGCAGCAGGTTGCTGGTGGCGTCGCAGAGCACGTTCTTCAGCCTGGACAGCTACGGCGCCCGCGGCGACGGGAGGCACGACGACACCCAGGCGCTGGCCAGGGCGTGGGAGGCGGCCTGCTTCTCGCCGCGGCCGGCCGTCCTGCTCGTCCCCGGCGGCAAGCGCTACCTGCTGAAGCTCGTCGCGCTCTCCGGCCCGTGCAAGTCCAGCGTCACGGTGACGGTGGAGGGCACCCTGGTGGCGTCGCGGGACCGGTCCGACTGgattggcggcggcggcggcactgACCGGCGGCGCCACTGGATCGTGTTCCGTCAGGTCGACGGTCTCACCGTCGGCGGCGGGGGCGCCGTCGACGGCAGCGGCGAGACGTGGTGGAAGCACTCGTGCAAGATCAATAAGGATCTCGTACGTGCATGTGCATGTGCATGCATATATGGATGCATTGTTATACTGCTTTATTTACCGTACGTAAAGCTCAGAGAGTGCTTTTGCATTCGCGTACGTGCAGCCATGCGAGGAGGCGCCGACGGCGCTGTCGTTCCACTACTGCACGAGCTTGAGGGTGCATGACCTGAAGATCGTCGACAGCCAGCAGATCCACGTGTCCATCGAGGATTGCACCGGCGTGCAGTTGACAGGCCTGTCGATCACGGCGCCCGGCACCAGTCCCAACACCGACGGCATCCACATCACACGCAGCAGGGATGTGCAGGTCACCAACTGCAAGATCAAGACTGGTAATTAAGCAGCATTTAGATTTAGCAGACTCTATTAGAGTTTGGCTTGTTGCTAAATTCTGATGATGGACTTcaattgcattgcattgcaggtgacgaTTGCTTGTCCATCGAGGCAGGGACGCACGACCTCCACGTGTCGCAAATCGTGTGCGGGCCAGGTCACGGGATCAGCATCGGGAGCCTAGGAGACGACAACTCGAGAGCCGAAGTCTCCGGCATCACCATAGACACGGTGCAGCTGTACGGCACGACCAACGGAGCGCGCATCAAGACGTACCAGGGCGGAAGCGGGTACGCCAGGGACATCACGTTCCAGAACATGGCCATGCACGGCGTCGAGAACCCGATCGTCATCGACCAGGACTACTGCGACAAGCGCCAGGCTACGTCACCGCCGTGCGAGGCGCAggggtcgtcgtcgtcgtcagcggTCGAGGTCAGCGACGTCGCGTTCAGGAACATCCGGGGCACCACCGTCAGCAAGGACGCCATCAAGCTGAGCTGCAGCTGGAACGTCCCCTGCCATGGCATTACCCTGCAGAACATTAGCTTGGAGATGCTGGGCGGCAAGGGTACGGCGGAGAGCACCTGCCGGAACGCGAGGTGGAGAACGTCCGGGACGGTTCTTCCGCAGCCGTGCACCTCATTCATAGACCTGGGGCACGGTTCCAACTGAGCAGATTTGTTCGGAGAAGCAGCATGCGCGACATAGTGTGTGTGTATATTACACAGTATAGGGTATCTCAATGAATCGATTTCTGGTTACAGGAGATaaattagggtgtgtttggttgtaaTGACAGAACAAGATAGGATATGATGATCGATTAAATAAGGTTCTTTGGGTTAAGTACGTCAGATGACATTTCTGTCTCGACTGTCTCACAACCAAACGCATCCTAACGGGTATACAGATGGCTTGTGACAATCCATATCGGTGGTGGGTTTTGGTTACTGTATGGCGCAAATTAATTACAAAACACAAAGCAAGTGGTTAGCAACCTAGGCAGTCTTAAGCAAACGATGAGTCAATAATATGAAAACAGACCTCTGTCTTAGAACCCTAACCGAGTGAACTTGCACTGCTCATAGCCTATTTTAATTTGAAATGTTTGACCACTCTTTATAAAAAAGCTATTTAGCTGGGTTTTTTTTAATGGCCATTGTGGTTTATAAGTCAACAAGCAGCTCTGCGCAGCTCCCTCTCAGATCATTGCCCGTTTTTCCTACGCAACCAACAGCGCTCTGGGCCCGGGTTCCAGTAAGATAGA is a genomic window of Zea mays cultivar B73 chromosome 5, Zm-B73-REFERENCE-NAM-5.0, whole genome shotgun sequence containing:
- the LOC100274254 gene encoding Polygalacturonase ADPG2-like precursor gives rise to the protein MHSSLLLLLAMPTTMVVAAAAARTDKPRLMWLPPLVVALLLLSGALLEAAAAAAGTSTTSADDAASSTSSLAAERAATGRRSRLLVASQSTFFSLDSYGARGDGRHDDTQALARAWEAACFSPRPAVLLVPGGKRYLLKLVALSGPCKSSVTVTVEGTLVASRDRSDWIGGGGGTDRRRHWIVFRQVDGLTVGGGGAVDGSGETWWKHSCKINKDLPCEEAPTALSFHYCTSLRVHDLKIVDSQQIHVSIEDCTGVQLTGLSITAPGTSPNTDGIHITRSRDVQVTNCKIKTGDDCLSIEAGTHDLHVSQIVCGPGHGISIGSLGDDNSRAEVSGITIDTVQLYGTTNGARIKTYQGGSGYARDITFQNMAMHGVENPIVIDQDYCDKRQATSPPCEAQGSSSSSAVEVSDVAFRNIRGTTVSKDAIKLSCSWNVPCHGITLQNISLEMLGGKGTAESTCRNARWRTSGTVLPQPCTSFIDLGHGSN
- the LOC100533151 gene encoding uncharacterized protein LOC100533151 gives rise to the protein MGEFDDYWARAYRGDPAVPHSDPQRLISTWTGAFALGAAACVHHHASALASRLKSLPATWQDMTLALDQKRWKKAFEKKRQQP